The DNA segment CGGTTACGGACGTGATTTCCGACACGGGCTCTGGCAAAAGAAAGGCATCGATGATACGATCGATATCGTCAACGGCGGACGCTACCTGCAGCAGCTTGATTTCGTCGATGCCGCCAAGGTTGCTGTTTATGGTTTGAGTTACGGCGGCTATATGACTCTGCATGCGCTGACTCAATATCCCGATGTTTTTGCCTGCGGAATCAATCTGGCCGGTTTATGGGACATTGCTCAATGGGGTCGCTGGATGCGGGCGGAATACGGCAATTATGACGGCGATTCCTATTTTTTGGGTGATATGGAATTGCATCCGGAACTATGGGCACTCGGCTCGCCCTGCACCTACAAAAACAACCTCAGCAAACCCCTGCTCAGTCTGCAAGGTACGGCTGATTTAAATGTTGATATCACCCAACAGGATAAATTGGTCCGCGACTGTGTTGCCCTGGGACGCGGTGAGGCTTTCCAGGCCATTTATTATCCCGGTGAAAGCCATACCTTCCGTTACCGCAAGACTTGGCTGGATGCCTTGCCGCGGATGATGAAGTTTTTCGAACAAAACTTAAAGAATAAATAAAAAGGATGTCACACAGCCGATCAGCATTGCGGATATCTGAGCGGTGACCTCCGGGCGGAGCGCCTCTGTAAATCAGATCATTGTCTTGATCTGATTTACAGAGGCGATGACTTTGCTTCTGCGACCAACCGCCAAAACGTCGCGGCAACAGATTACGCAAACTAAAAAGCGTCTCAACCCGCTGCCGGTTTTTGGCTGCGCAGCGGCGCAGCCGGCAAGCCATGGTTAAGGACGTTTCGCTTCATTCCCAGAGATTGGTTCACCGCAGAGGATCCGGCAGCTGAGCTCGGAAGAAGTCATCCTGCCAAGCAAAAGCCTTGTCTGCCAGGTTTCCACTCAGGAAGCAAGCAATATCGGGCGTCTGCCGGTCATACGGAACAGATCAGCAATACCCGATGGCTGACTTTCGATCCATTGTTCCAGCTGCTCGGCACCCGGCGGTACCTATACCTATTATCCTATCACGATTCGCCAACGTGCTGACTGGCAGAATTATACCGATCCTGGACTTGGTTGCCGCTTTTCACCGAAACCGGCAGGCATCCTGCGGCAGCTAAACAAAGAAAAAAGCTGCAATTTTCCGCGCATGGCCGCTTTTTCACGCGACAGCTGCCAGACTAGACCAGGGTTGTTCCCAACAGCCGCAAAGACGCCAGCAAAGCCTGATTCTCAGCCACTTCGCCTGCATCATAGGCTGAAATATTCTTGGTAAAGAGATGGCACCAATGCAGATACTCGCAGATGCAGGTGATTTGGCCGCTGATCAGCCGATACTCCGGATCATCCAGGGCGGCGCCGCCGACTGTCACCAGACCGACCTTTTTGGGGCCGCCGATTCTGAAAGCGCTGTTGCGGCAGTAAAATTTATCGATCACTGTCTTCAATTGGGCCGTCAACCCCCAATAATAGACCGGGCTGCCCAAAAGCAGCAGATCAGCTTCCGTAACTTTTTGCATGATTTGATTGGTTTCATCGGGCATTACGCAAATGCCGCCGTTCGTTTTACAGATATTGCAGGCAATACAACCTTTGATATTCCATTGGGTTACATTGCAGAATTCGATTTCAGTTTGAGCTGATTTCTCAAGGATCCCCTGCTGAACTGCCTTTAAAGCTGCAGCCGTATTGCCGTTGTGCCGTGGACTGCCATTTAGAATCAGGACTTTCATCAACATTACCTCCTCAATCCGGCCTCAAATCACAAGCATCCCTTGAATCTCTCACACTCTTTGCCGGAGTGTGATTTTTTACAGCAAACTGCCGGTGGGATCAAGGCAAAGCCAGGTACCTGCCTTAATCCCATCCTTCAAAATCGTTTGGATCTTTTACGTCCAACAGTAAGTTCGAATAATCCCAAATGAAGTATTTCCCGCCTTTTCTGCGAACGATCACCACTCTGTCACTGCCCGAACTTTCATTTCTGACATAGAGCTTCTGCATCCCTTCGCTTGTCGGCGGAGATCGGTCGATTTGAATGTCTAAGGTCAGCGGTTTGATCAGTTGATAATGGTTGTTTGCCGTGGCTCCGATGAAGTAGGACTTGGCTATATACGCTCTGGTTTTATTGGCATTCTTTAAGTAGATGATTTCCCGTTTTTTTAAGGGGTTATCTCCTTTGAGCAAATTCATCATTTTAACCGATTCCTCAGGGTTCCCTTCAAAGCTGAGATAAGCAAGCAGGAATAATGCGACCGTATGTAAAGGTGATTCCATCATCTCCGATGCCAGAGTCTCAAACTCCCGATAGTCTTTCGGTAAATCCTGAAAAACAATATTCATAAAGCTTACCTTCTCTTTCCTCTTTGTAACCCTCTTTTCCCGCAGCGTACAATCAAAGCAAAAACTGCAGCGGCGGCGGCTGTTTTTGCTGAATCTGTCCGCTTATCGTATCAATTTTGCATTCCGGCTGGCAAAGGTGCTGCCAATTTCAGATCAGAGCTGTGACGCAGCCTGCCATCCTGTTCCCTGCGCTTTTGGTTCGATTATCGTTTCTTGCCGCATTGCGGACAGAATTTTGCGTTCTTTTCACTCAGCTGAAATTGATAGCCGCACTGGCTGCAATGAGAGGGAACGCCGGGTCTTGCCGCGCCGCAGACAGAACAAAAGTTCCCGCCGGCAGTAGCTCCGCAGCTGCATTTCCAAGATTCTGTTGGCTCTACGGCAGCGGTACCGTTCTGTTGCATATTCTGATTGGCCGCCGCCGCCATAAAGCCGCCGGCTGTCTGATTCCCCATGTGAATCCCCATAAAACCAGACATACTGCCGGCAGGGTTGGCTCCGGCAGCCTCCAATCCTCTGGCAATGGAGCCTTGTATATAACCTTCCCGCACATTGGCATCGCTCAGCATGGCGCCTTGGTTACGCATATTGATCAGTTTGGCTGATTCTTCATCATAAGAAATACTGGCGATGCCAACCGATTGAATATCAAACCCGCGTTTGGTTCTCCAATCGATATCCAGAATATTTGCCATATAATTACTCAGTTCGACACTCTTGGAAGGAGCATAGGAGATGCGGATACCATCCACCGACATTTGATTGATTGCGGCTTGCAGCGCCGACATGAATTCGGAGAAGTACTGTTCGTTGATCTCTTCGATTTCCACCGTGCTTTTATTATGCGGCAGCGCTTCTGTATAAAACAAGATGGGATCGGTTATTTTAATCGAATAGGTCCCGTGAGCCCGTAAAAACAGTTCCGCGTTGTAGAAATTATCGAAATAGCCGATGGGGTTGCGTGTACCGAATTTAATGCCTTTGATTTCTTGTGTATTGATATAAACCACTTTTTGTTTTCCGGAAGGCATGCCGCCGAATTTCACACGTTTCCAGGTATCCTGGAGAACATCGGCAAAATCGCCGGCGAATAAAGAAGGATTGCCGACATTGCTGACGGTATAGTACCCTTCTTCCGCAGTAAAATCTACGATACCGCCGCCATCCAGCAAAATCATAAATTGATTGGGATAAACATGGATAACCGAACCGTCATTAATGGTTCCTTCTGTCGCATTTCGGTTTAAATTTCTTTTATCACCGCGACGTGCCGTCACGCCGCTGGTCATCACGGTAGTATCACTCATGGCATCCGGCTCGATCACTTCAAGCCACTGATCGGAAATTGCACTGCCCGCAACCGAAATTGCTGCTCGAATCAAACCCATTTTAATTCCTCCTATTTCAATTGATTCTTCGGAATAAACGATCCATGCAGCTCATTTCAACTCAGCCGCATTGGATAGGTCTTTTTTGATTCTCTTATTACTTGCTTAATTCCTTTCTCTTATTTCTGACAGTCTCGTAATTTTACCTTTTTTTACAAAAAGAAGCCGCATCCGCTGCAGCTTCTTTTTGTAAAGTCAGTCAAAAAATTATTTCTTTACCGAATAAATCACGATTGCCAGGAGAACCAGGTCTTCGTTGCTATCGTTTAAAACATAATGGCTGTCGCCGTCACGGCAAAGCGCGAAGTCGCCCGCCTCCACCCGACACTCTTTCCCGTTGTCAAGATAATAACCTTGGCCGGCCAGAATATAATAGGCCTCCCAATCCCCTTCATGGGTATGATGGCCAACAGAATCCCCCGGCTTTAACGTCATCACATTGAACAAGCGACCGGTTCCGGCAAAATCCTGTTCCTCCATTAGTTGACGCATGGCGATGGCTCCCTTGCCGCCTTTCACGCTTTGTTTTACCACGAGAGTGGCTTCCTTTGGCTTAACGATCATTCTAAATCTTCCCCTTCCGTTCTCTTAAAAAAATAAAACGCAGGAAATCCCTTACTATTACCCAAAAGAAAAATTCGCTGCGCGAGGGGTGAGTTCCTGCAAACAGCCGGCGGCATAACAATTTGAGCACACCCCGCGGAATGTTCAGAAAACCAGTAAGCAACCGTATGTCGCGGCTCGTTTTTTGAACCGCCGCATCCCGTTGTCAGCGGTTTGCCGGGACTAGACATTAAAACGGATATTCAAAATATCGCCGTCTTTGACAATGTAGTCTTTGCCTTCCAGGCGCAGCAAACCCTTTTCCTTACACTTGCCAACCGTCCCATAGGTGTGCAAATCTTCATAAGCCACGACTTCGGCCCGGATAAAGCCGCGCTCCAAGTCGCTGTGAATCTTACCGGCTGCCTTTTTGGCTTCCGATCCTTTTGTAATGGTCCAAGCCCGCACCTCATCTTCACCTGAGGTAAAGAAAGAAATCAGGTGGACCAATTCATACATACTGCGTGCCAAACGATAAGTACCGGCTTCAACGATGCCCAGATCTTCCATAAAGAGCGTACGATCCTCTTGCGGCAGTTGAGCGATTTCGTTCTCCATCTCGGCACAGATCATCAAATAACCGTAGCCTTTCTCCCGTAAGGTTTGTTCCACCTTCGCTTTGGAAGGGAAATCATTGGCTTTGAACTGCTCTTCATCGACGTTTACAACGACCAGCTGCGGCAGCATAGTGAAAAAAGCATAATTCCGAATGGAAACAGCTTCTGCTTCGCTTAAAACAACTTCTCTCAGCGGTTTTTCCGCTTCCAGAGCAGTTTGATATTTTGCTAAAGCAGTCCGTTCCAGGTTCTGCTCCGGAGTTATTTTTTTACCGTCATGAATACGCTGTAAGCGCTTTTCGATAAAATCAAGGTCCGCCAGAACTAATTCCGCATCGACATTATTCAAATCCCGAATTGGATCGACACTGCCGTCCACATGCTCAATTTCATCTGTCTTGAAGGCACGGACAACATGCACCAGGGCATCAACCTGCCGAATCCGATCCAAAAACGAGTTAGCGCCGGTGGAACCTTCATGGTTAAGCCCCGGCAAGTCGGTAATTTCAATCTGAGCATAAGTGGTTTTTCGCGGCTTATAGAGTTTGCTGAGCCAGTCGATCCGGATATCCGGCACCTTTGCCATACCCAAATTTGGTTCGGTCCGGCCGCTTAAGTGTTTGGAGATTTCGGCTTCACCGTCTGTTAACAGATTAAAAAGAGTGGTCTTTCCCACCAGCGGCAGGCCGATTAATCCTATTTTCATTTCATGTCACCCTTTCTAAATCGTCGTGATAGCTAATTTTTTCTAGACAGACGGTTCAAACTCCTTTAAAAAACCGGCGGCAACCAGATTCTTGTTGCTGCCGGTTTTGTGGTTCTGAAATTCAAAAGCTTAGCGCAAATAAGTGATACAGTTTTCTTTGCGCGGTTTTGCGGCAGGCTGCGGACCATCCGGATAACCCACGGCCAGAGCAAAGACCGGAAAATATCCGTCCGGAATTTGCAGTTTTTTGACCAGATCCGAACCTTTCTCTGCGGCAAACGCCCGCATAAAAGAAGCAACATAACAGGAACCCAGGCCGATACTGTGAGCTGCCAAAGCGGTTTGCATCGCCAGATTGGCACAGTCACTTTTACCGTGGGTTCTGCTCTGTTCGGCGGAAAAGACAATGACAGTTGGTGCATGATGAAAATTATGGGTTTTAGGGTCATCTGCCCGCTGGACCATTTCCGGATTGCCGGAGGCGCGCATTACTTTTTTATTCTCTTCAACAATCCAATCGATGATTTCCTTGTTCTGGATGACTGTGACATACCAGGGCTGAGAATTATTGGCACTGGGAGCTGTTAAACCGGCGGTTAAGATCGTTTGCAGTTCTTCCTCTTTAATCTGCTCTGCTTTGAACGCGCGAATACTGCGGCGATCCAGCATACTTTGAATCGTTTCATTCATCCTAAATTCTTCCCTTCCCTCATTTTGATCACATTTTAACACTTCTTTTCGGCAAGCACAAGTGCGAAAAAAAGGGGAACCTTTACTGTTTGACTAGCCCAGAAAAGCTCATACCGGCAGCCGGGAATTTTTTTATCCGCCGCCAAGCGGTGGATTTTCCGCTTCGGATTCTGCACTCACTGCCAATTCCGGCTCCGGACCGGACGCTGCCTCCGGCAGCGCCTCTATTTCCCGCAGTTTACTGCGAATCGCTCGCGTGCGCACCCCCACCAATTTATCCAATTCATCCCTGGCCTGATCCAATTTCTTCTGTGTTGACCCCAAGACACCGGCGAATTTCTCGAATTCCGCTTTAACACCGCCTAAGGTCCGCCAGACTTCACCGGATTGCTTTTGGATCGCCAGCGTCCGGAATCCCATTTGCAAACTGTTGAGTAAGGCGGCCATGGTAGTCGGTCCGGCAATATTGATTTGGTACTCCCGCTGCAAGGTTTCAATCATACCGTGCCGCACCACTTCGGCGTAAAGCCCCTCTACCGGCAGAAACATAATGGCAAAATTCGTAGTAAAGGGAAGCCGGATATACTTATCGTGAATGGTTTTGGCAAAGGTTTTGATGATGCGTTCGAATTCTTTACCGCTTTGAGCCACCAGTTCCGCCTGACCGCTGTCATAAGCAGCCAGGAGAGCTTGATACGTCTCGACCGGGAACTTGGAATCAATCGGCAGCCAGACGGTCCCGCTGCCGTCACCCGGCAATTTAATGGCAAATTCAACCCGTTCGGCCGTATTGGGAACGACCGCAACGTTGGTTGCGTATTGCTCCGGGGACAGCAGTTGCTCTAAAATAGCGCCCAACTGCAGTTCACCCAACATACCGCGTGTTTTGACGTTGGTCAGAACTTTTTTTAAATCGCCCACACCGACAGCCAGGGTCTGCATTTCTCCCAAGCCTTTGTAGACTTCTTCCAGACGTTGACTGACCAGCTGAAAGGACTGACCGATGCGCTCCTCCAGGGTTTTCTGCAGTTTTTCATCCACAGTCTGCCGCATTAAGTCCAGTTGCCGGCCGTTCTCGGTCTTCATTGCCGTCAGATTTTCATTGACATTGCGATTCATTTCAGCCAGTTGATTCTGTGTCTGCAGCGTTAATTGACTGATCTGACGCTGCATTTCTTCATTACGTTGGCTGTATTGCTTGTTTAATTCGGAAAGACGGGTATCCAGCATCTGTGTATTTTGGCTTTGACCGTCGCGGACCCATTGACTGAAAGTGCTGAAAACATTCTGCATGGTTTGTTGTATTTCCTGACGGGTCTGACGTTCTTCCTGCAGCAATTCATTTTGCAGCACATCGCGAAATTGCTTTTCTAACTCGCGTTCTCTCGTCAGATTTCGCTTCAGCATCGAATAGACTGCCACCAGCACGATCAGATTGATCAGGGTAAAACCGGCCAATGCGGTAAACAGCAGTGAATCGTTCATCGTTTCCTCCCCTCTCTTATTTATTCTATTATAACGAGAAACCGTGAAATTGCAAGGAAGCCGGCGCTTTTTGACCGGAAACAAAGTCCCTGTCCGCACTTACTTTTTTAGCCCGATTTGACTTTCCTGTCTTAGCGTTCTATAATCAATGGGAAGAAAAGAGGAGACGCATCACATGAATGATACCACCTGCGATCACAACTGTGAACAATGCTCAAGCAATTGTGAATCGCGTCAGCCACAGGATTTAAAAGCGCCGCTCCATCCGATGAGTCAGGTTGGCAAGGTGATCGGTGTCGTCAGCGGCAAAGGCGGAGTCGGAAAATCATTGGTCACTTCATTATTAGCCATCGCCATGCAGCGCCGGGGATTCCATACTGCAATTCTGGATGCCGATCTGACCGGCCCTTCGATTCCCCGTATTTTTGGGTTAACCGCAAAAGCCACTTCCGATGAAACTGGACTCTATCCTGTCTACAGCAAAACCGGCATCGCTGTGATGTCCATCAATCTCTTGCTGGAGAATGCGGAAGATCCTGTCGTCTGGCGCGGTCCGGTTATTGCCGGCACTGTCAAACAATTTTGGACGGAAGTCATTTGGGATCGCATCGATACTATGTTTGTTGATTTACCGCCCGGTACCGGTGACGTACCGCTGACTGTTTTTCAATCTCTGCCGATTGACGGCATTGTGATCGTCACTTCTCCGCAGGAATTGGTGTCTGTTATCGTTGGCAAAGCAATCAAGATGGCAAAATTGATGAATATCCCAATTTACGGTTTGATCGAAAACATGAGCTATCTGCTCTGCCCGGATTGCGGCAAAAAAATCTCCGTCTTCGGTCCCTATCATCTGCAGGAAGTGGCCGCGAAACACAAAATCCCCGTTTTGGGAGAAATCCCCATCGACCCCGCTTTGGCGGCAGCCTGCGATCGGGGCGAACTGGAATTGCTCGAACAGAATTATCTGCAGCCGGCTGTCGACCTGATCGACGCCAGCGCCGGCCGCCACCAAGAATAAACGGCGATTCAAGCAACGAATCACTGAAAAAAGGATAAAAACCCCGTCCGGTCTCCCGCGGCAGCTCTTTTGAAAAATGAGCTTGTCGTTATTCGGAAATCAGACGGGATTTTGTTCCCCCTTAACTCAACGAAGAGGGAGAGTCTCTGCTTTGCCGGGATACATGGCAAACCATTTTTCTTCTAGGATGGTATAAACATAGGTGTCCTGCCAGAACGGCTGCCCGAACTGGAGTTGCCGATCAGCTTGCCGCTTTCTTTCAAGCAGACCGCATAAGGATCAGCATTATTGCAGTGAAAAGCCAATTCTGCTTGGCAGCCAGCCAAATCCATCACTGCATAGGGCTCATAGCACAGCACGGCTGCATCAAAGAGATATCAGATCATCCGGATGAAAGCGGCGGATGATCACGCGCTCTGTCTGCAAATCGGTTGTCATGCCCGCACCTTAGCCAAAGCCTGTAGAAATCCCTCTACGCTTTCTTCTTTGGTAGCCCAGGAAGTTACAAAGCGAACGACCGTATCAGCAGCGTCCGCTTTACCCCAAACCTCATAACGGCAAACAGCCTGCAGCTGCGGTAAGATCGCATCGGGGAAAATCGGGAAGATCTGATTGGTAGCAGAGTGCGTCAAGAAGCCATACCCTTGCGCGGCGATGCCTGTCTGTAGACGCTGCGCCATTTGATTGGCATGAGCAGCAATCTGAAAATAGAGATCATCCTGCAGTAAAGCCAGAAACTGCAAACCCAACAAACGGCCTTTGGCCAAGAGGCCGCCCCGCTGTTTGATCGAATAACGGAAGTCCTCCTGCAAAGCGGGATGATTGATCACCAAGGCTTCCCCAAAAAGCGCGCCGTTTTTCGTGCCGCCGATATAGAAAGCATCGGTGAGACGGGCGAGATCCGGCAAACTGATATCATTGCCTTCTCCGGTCAGCGCGGTTGCCAAACGAGCGCCGTCCAAATAGAGATAGAGCCGATGCGTTTGACAAAACTGCGACAGCGCAGTCAATTCAGCCAGCGTGTAAAGAGTACCGATTTCGGTAGCGTCGGAAATAAAGACGACCTTCGGCTGCACCATATGCTCATCCGGATGTCCCAGCAACACCGGCAGGATTAATTCCGGCGTCAGTTTGCCATCCGGCGTCTCCACCGCCAGGACTTTATGTCCGGTTGCTTCGATCGCACCCGTTTCATGCACAAAGATATGACCGGTTTTGGCGGCAATTACCGCCTGATAGGGCTGCATGATGGCCGATAAAACGGTCAGGTTGACTTGGGTGCCTCCAACCAAGAAATGCACCGCCGCCTGAGGAGAAGCTATCTTACAGCGAATTAAATCGGCAGCCTGGCTGCAGTATTCATCCATACCGTAACCTACGGTTTGTTCAAAATTGGTTTCGGTCAGTGCCTGCAGCACTTTGGCATGAGCACCTTCACCATAATCATTGATAAAAAAATACATTTCTGTTCCTGCCTTTCTCGATTTGATAGGATTTTACCAACGCAAAAGATTGTTTGCAGCACACCGGATGCGATGACGTTTGGCTGAGGCGGAAATTCACTCCGGCTCCCTCTGCGGCCGGCGGCGATGCTGCGTCGCCCGTTCCCGGTCGGCAGCCTGCGCCTCAAACAACGCTTCCGGATTCAATTTCAGGACTGCGTTGATTCTTTTTCCACTGTGGTTGTGCTTCGCTATGGTCCGCAGACAATCTTTCGCCAAGGCAACCGAGCGGGCTTCTCCCTTTGCCAAGGCGTACGGCAAAGGCTGCACGGTATTCTGCGCCAAACCTGCCATTGAGTCACCGTCCTTCGCGGTAACAAATGATCACTTGCTTATGGTAAGCGAAAGCCATATTTCTCTAAGACAGCCAGCGGAAATCCCATACGCACTGTTTTAAGCGGATCCACCACCTGACAGATGGTCATATGGCTCAAGAGAGACATCAGCATAGCCGCTTGATTGATGGAAACGCCGCAGGCTTTCATCAGGAAGGCATGCATTTTTTCGCTGGCTAACCTGGCGGCGGCATCCAGCGTCAGTGCCGATTGAATTGTCATCACAACACCCTCATCCAGTAAAAAAGGAGTTGGCAATTGCACTGCTTTGATGACCTGCACGCGCAGCGTTACTTTACCGCGGCATTCCATCCCGCAGATCATCACTTCGCCATCCGCCATCAAAGCATGCAGATCACCCATGGCCAGCAGCGCTCCATCGCAATTCACCGGTAAATAAAGTGTGCTGCCCTGGCGGATCAAGCGACAATCCATATTGCCGCCGTGCTCACCCGGGGTTTCCGTGCCGACTGCTCCGCCAGACTGCGGGGTTGTGCCGATCACGCCGATCATCGGGTCGATTGGCAGGGATAACTTTTCGTCAAAAACGATCCGCCCCTTCTCAATTGAAAAGATCCGAACCTCTTTCTCTTGAATGATACCCACCAAACCGCCATCCGTTACGGAGGTCCGCATTACTCCGGTAGGAGCTACTTCAATCTCGAGAATTTCAACTTTGAGAATATCACCCTTGGCAGCCCCATGGACATAAAGCGGGCCGGTAGCCGGATTGGCATACGCTCTGGCCAATGGATCGGAGGTTTCTGATACAACACTGTCGTCATAACAATCTCTGGTATGGAAAACGACTGTATCACCATTCTGACAGTAGGCTACAGCAGGATTTAACTCTGATAATTCACCAACCACATGCTCTCTGCCGATTTCGATCAAATTAATCCCCTCTTTGTTTTCAATTTCTTCCAGTATAGCAAGTACAAATCATTCTGTAAAGCGGATATCCGCAAAAATTAACCCCAAAATCAAAATACATTGTTCCCCCTCCTCCTAACTCCACCCTCGTTTCCATTCTCTTCCGAAGCAGTTATCTGAAATGAACCCAGAGGAGTAAATTTTTGCTCCTTCATGTGCCATTTTTTGTGAACTATTATAACCTACTGCCCAGAACGCCGGCGGTGTCCTGCAGGCGGCATTGAGCGCCAGCTAGCCGCCATAAGGATGCCGCCGGCGTTCGTAAACCACCTCTCCTACACTCATTCACCCCTGTCTCCACGTCCCTTCCCGCGTACAAAACAAAAGAATGAACCCCTGCCTCCCTGCTCAGAACACCGGCGGTGTCCTGCAGGCGGCATTTAGCGCCAGCTAGCCGCCATAAGGATGCCGCCGGCGTTCGTATAATGAAGTTAATCCTCGTCTCCCCGTCCCTTCCCGCGTACAAAACAAAAGAATACACCTATGCCTGTCGCTCAGAACGCCGGTGGTGTCCTGTAGGCGGCATTGTGC comes from the Negativicutes bacterium genome and includes:
- a CDS encoding Mrp/NBP35 family ATP-binding protein is translated as MNDTTCDHNCEQCSSNCESRQPQDLKAPLHPMSQVGKVIGVVSGKGGVGKSLVTSLLAIAMQRRGFHTAILDADLTGPSIPRIFGLTAKATSDETGLYPVYSKTGIAVMSINLLLENAEDPVVWRGPVIAGTVKQFWTEVIWDRIDTMFVDLPPGTGDVPLTVFQSLPIDGIVIVTSPQELVSVIVGKAIKMAKLMNIPIYGLIENMSYLLCPDCGKKISVFGPYHLQEVAAKHKIPVLGEIPIDPALAAACDRGELELLEQNYLQPAVDLIDASAGRHQE
- a CDS encoding threonine aldolase yields the protein MYFFINDYGEGAHAKVLQALTETNFEQTVGYGMDEYCSQAADLIRCKIASPQAAVHFLVGGTQVNLTVLSAIMQPYQAVIAAKTGHIFVHETGAIEATGHKVLAVETPDGKLTPELILPVLLGHPDEHMVQPKVVFISDATEIGTLYTLAELTALSQFCQTHRLYLYLDGARLATALTGEGNDISLPDLARLTDAFYIGGTKNGALFGEALVINHPALQEDFRYSIKQRGGLLAKGRLLGLQFLALLQDDLYFQIAAHANQMAQRLQTGIAAQGYGFLTHSATNQIFPIFPDAILPQLQAVCRYEVWGKADAADTVVRFVTSWATKEESVEGFLQALAKVRA
- a CDS encoding acetamidase/formamidase family protein encodes the protein MIEIGREHVVGELSELNPAVAYCQNGDTVVFHTRDCYDDSVVSETSDPLARAYANPATGPLYVHGAAKGDILKVEILEIEVAPTGVMRTSVTDGGLVGIIQEKEVRIFSIEKGRIVFDEKLSLPIDPMIGVIGTTPQSGGAVGTETPGEHGGNMDCRLIRQGSTLYLPVNCDGALLAMGDLHALMADGEVMICGMECRGKVTLRVQVIKAVQLPTPFLLDEGVVMTIQSALTLDAAARLASEKMHAFLMKACGVSINQAAMLMSLLSHMTICQVVDPLKTVRMGFPLAVLEKYGFRLP
- a CDS encoding flavodoxin family protein, whose translation is MKVLILNGSPRHNGNTAAALKAVQQGILEKSAQTEIEFCNVTQWNIKGCIACNICKTNGGICVMPDETNQIMQKVTEADLLLLGSPVYYWGLTAQLKTVIDKFYCRNSAFRIGGPKKVGLVTVGGAALDDPEYRLISGQITCICEYLHWCHLFTKNISAYDAGEVAENQALLASLRLLGTTLV
- a CDS encoding SPFH domain-containing protein codes for the protein MGLIRAAISVAGSAISDQWLEVIEPDAMSDTTVMTSGVTARRGDKRNLNRNATEGTINDGSVIHVYPNQFMILLDGGGIVDFTAEEGYYTVSNVGNPSLFAGDFADVLQDTWKRVKFGGMPSGKQKVVYINTQEIKGIKFGTRNPIGYFDNFYNAELFLRAHGTYSIKITDPILFYTEALPHNKSTVEIEEINEQYFSEFMSALQAAINQMSVDGIRISYAPSKSVELSNYMANILDIDWRTKRGFDIQSVGIASISYDEESAKLINMRNQGAMLSDANVREGYIQGSIARGLEAAGANPAGSMSGFMGIHMGNQTAGGFMAAAANQNMQQNGTAAVEPTESWKCSCGATAGGNFCSVCGAARPGVPSHCSQCGYQFQLSEKNAKFCPQCGKKR
- the ychF gene encoding redox-regulated ATPase YchF, producing MKIGLIGLPLVGKTTLFNLLTDGEAEISKHLSGRTEPNLGMAKVPDIRIDWLSKLYKPRKTTYAQIEITDLPGLNHEGSTGANSFLDRIRQVDALVHVVRAFKTDEIEHVDGSVDPIRDLNNVDAELVLADLDFIEKRLQRIHDGKKITPEQNLERTALAKYQTALEAEKPLREVVLSEAEAVSIRNYAFFTMLPQLVVVNVDEEQFKANDFPSKAKVEQTLREKGYGYLMICAEMENEIAQLPQEDRTLFMEDLGIVEAGTYRLARSMYELVHLISFFTSGEDEVRAWTITKGSEAKKAAGKIHSDLERGFIRAEVVAYEDLHTYGTVGKCKEKGLLRLEGKDYIVKDGDILNIRFNV
- a CDS encoding cupin domain-containing protein, translated to MIVKPKEATLVVKQSVKGGKGAIAMRQLMEEQDFAGTGRLFNVMTLKPGDSVGHHTHEGDWEAYYILAGQGYYLDNGKECRVEAGDFALCRDGDSHYVLNDSNEDLVLLAIVIYSVKK
- the rmuC gene encoding DNA recombination protein RmuC produces the protein MNDSLLFTALAGFTLINLIVLVAVYSMLKRNLTRERELEKQFRDVLQNELLQEERQTRQEIQQTMQNVFSTFSQWVRDGQSQNTQMLDTRLSELNKQYSQRNEEMQRQISQLTLQTQNQLAEMNRNVNENLTAMKTENGRQLDLMRQTVDEKLQKTLEERIGQSFQLVSQRLEEVYKGLGEMQTLAVGVGDLKKVLTNVKTRGMLGELQLGAILEQLLSPEQYATNVAVVPNTAERVEFAIKLPGDGSGTVWLPIDSKFPVETYQALLAAYDSGQAELVAQSGKEFERIIKTFAKTIHDKYIRLPFTTNFAIMFLPVEGLYAEVVRHGMIETLQREYQINIAGPTTMAALLNSLQMGFRTLAIQKQSGEVWRTLGGVKAEFEKFAGVLGSTQKKLDQARDELDKLVGVRTRAIRSKLREIEALPEAASGPEPELAVSAESEAENPPLGGG
- a CDS encoding nitroreductase family protein, encoding MNETIQSMLDRRSIRAFKAEQIKEEELQTILTAGLTAPSANNSQPWYVTVIQNKEIIDWIVEENKKVMRASGNPEMVQRADDPKTHNFHHAPTVIVFSAEQSRTHGKSDCANLAMQTALAAHSIGLGSCYVASFMRAFAAEKGSDLVKKLQIPDGYFPVFALAVGYPDGPQPAAKPRKENCITYLR